The Thalassomonas actiniarum genome contains the following window.
CAGAATCTGCCACTGTGCTTGATATTTCCCTGGAAAAAAACAGTGAAGCTTTACAGAGTTTGTTGGCGCACGGGGTAGAGGTGTTATATGTGGATCATCACAGGGCCGGCGATATTCCCCGGGATGACAAGCTTAAAACCATAATCAACACAGATGCCAACACTTGTACCAGTTTGCTGGTTAACGAGCTGCTGCAAGGGAAATATGCCAACTGGGCCATTGCCGCTGCTTTTGGCGATAATATGAAAGCCGCTGCCCGTACCCTGGCACAAGAGGTGGGCTTGACAAAAGCGCAGCAGGAGTTGCTTGAAGCCCTGGGTATTTATATCAACTACAACGGCTATGGCCGCGATCTGGACGATTTACATTTTCATCCTGCCGAGTTATTTAAACTGCTGGTGGAATACTCAGATCCGCTTGAGTTGGTTGCCGACAGCAATTCAGTTTTTGCCACCCTGCAAAGGGCCTATCAGCAGGATATGGCTAAGGCAGAGTCTGCCCGGGTATTATTTGACGGCCCGAGCTGTAAAGTGGTCTTGCTTGCCGATGAGGCCTGGGCCCGTCGGGTCAGCGGCGTATTTGGCAATGAACTGGCCAATGCTTCTCCGGATAAGGCACATGCGGTGTTAACCCTGAATGCCGATCTCAGTTATACCGTCAGTGTTAGGGCGCCGCTTAATAATAAGCAGGGGGCCGATAACATTTGTGTGCAATTTCCCACCGGAGGCGGCCGTGCGGCGGCGGCGGGGATCAATCATTTGCCGCAAGAAAAACTTGAAGCTTTTATTGAGGCAGTGTCACAATACTACTTAGCGTAAACTTAATGGGTTAGAATATTATATTCTGACCAGTGTATTTTTTGATACAAGCGCTGACAAGCGATCCCTGATAAGACAAAGGATAACTATGAGTCTGTTAATTACTGGCGGTACCGGATATATCGGCAGCCATACTGTGGTAGAACTCCTCAATATCGGTAAAGATATTGTGATCGTCGATAATTTATCGAATTCATCGACCCTGGTGCTGGAGCGTATCAGCGAAATTACCGGTAAGTCGGTGACTTTTATAAAAGCGGATATCTGTGACCGCGATGCCATGGAGCAGGTGTTTGAGCAACATGATATTGAGGCGGTGATCCACTTTGCCGGTTTAAAAGCCGTGGGCGAGTCCAGTGAAATCCCGCTGAGCTATTACCACAACAATGTCAGCGGTTCGCTGGTATTATTTGAGACCATGGCAAAGCATGAGGTGAAAAAGCTGGTGTTCAGCTCTTCTGCCACCGTTTATGGCGAAGGCAATATTTCGCCGCTGGATGAAACCATGGCCACTTCAGCCACTAACCCTTATGGCCAGACTAAGCTGATGGTGGAGCATATTCTTTTTGACCTGGCGAAAAGCGATCCCCAGTGGTCCATCGCCTGTCTGCGTTACTTTAACCCTATCGGTGCCCATGAAAGCGGCAGGATAGGGGAAAACCCCAATGGCATTCCCAATAACTTACTGCCTTATGTCGCCCAGGTGGCGATCGGCCGGCTGCCGCAACTGCAGATTTTCGGTGATGATTACGATACCGTTGACGGCACCGGGGTAAGGGATTATATCCATGTTGTTGACCTGGCATTGGGGCATGTTAAAGCGCTGGAGAAGCTGAGTGATATCAGTGGCTGCCAGCCGATCAACCTGGGAACGGGTAACGGCACATCAGTGCTGGAAATCGTCAATACCTTTCAAAAGGTTAGCGGCCGGGATATTCCTTATGCGATAGTGCCAAGAAGAGCCGGAGATCTGGGCACCGTTTATGCCGATGCCAGTGTCGCCAAAGCCTTGCTTAACTGGCAGGCGATGCGGGATATGCACACCATGATCACCGATACCTGGCGCTGGCAGTCACAAAACCCTAATGGTTTTACCGAGTAGCACCTGCGGCTGTTTTTAGCCCTGTCTTAACGGTACAGGTAAAGAAAGCGCGGAGAATTCTGCGCTTTTTTTTGCTATTTTTCCTTGATCTTCCCAGCAATAATCACCCGTGGGGATTGGCATCCCTTTTAAGATATACCTATTATA
Protein-coding sequences here:
- the galE gene encoding UDP-glucose 4-epimerase GalE, producing MSLLITGGTGYIGSHTVVELLNIGKDIVIVDNLSNSSTLVLERISEITGKSVTFIKADICDRDAMEQVFEQHDIEAVIHFAGLKAVGESSEIPLSYYHNNVSGSLVLFETMAKHEVKKLVFSSSATVYGEGNISPLDETMATSATNPYGQTKLMVEHILFDLAKSDPQWSIACLRYFNPIGAHESGRIGENPNGIPNNLLPYVAQVAIGRLPQLQIFGDDYDTVDGTGVRDYIHVVDLALGHVKALEKLSDISGCQPINLGTGNGTSVLEIVNTFQKVSGRDIPYAIVPRRAGDLGTVYADASVAKALLNWQAMRDMHTMITDTWRWQSQNPNGFTE
- a CDS encoding DHH family phosphoesterase, whose protein sequence is MHFDVFNGDADGIIALVQLRLAQPKDSHLITGVKRDISLLKQVRAQEAESATVLDISLEKNSEALQSLLAHGVEVLYVDHHRAGDIPRDDKLKTIINTDANTCTSLLVNELLQGKYANWAIAAAFGDNMKAAARTLAQEVGLTKAQQELLEALGIYINYNGYGRDLDDLHFHPAELFKLLVEYSDPLELVADSNSVFATLQRAYQQDMAKAESARVLFDGPSCKVVLLADEAWARRVSGVFGNELANASPDKAHAVLTLNADLSYTVSVRAPLNNKQGADNICVQFPTGGGRAAAAGINHLPQEKLEAFIEAVSQYYLA